The window CGAGTAGGCGTAGTCCTCGAGGTCGAAGTGGCCGCTCTGCCACCACAGCCGCAGACCCGTGTGCGGGCGCACGAAGGGCGAGTCGCCGTGCTTGTCGAAGTAGTAGCTGTTGGAGCCCGCGCAGCCCGGCTGCGTGAAGATGGTGCTCTCCATGCGGCGCCGCATCTCCTCGGTGTAGGCGTCGTGGGGCGCTTGCTTCACCACCACGCGCGTGGCGGCGCGCCGCCGAGCCTCGCCGATGCAGCGCACGATGTGCCGCACGTTGGCCTCGATGATGCTGAACCACGAGGCGCCGGTCACGGAGTAGGGCCCGTTCATGAGCCAGAAGTTGGGCGCCTGCGGCACCGAGATGCCTTCGTAGTTCTGGTAGCGGTGCTGGTCCCAGAACGCGCCCAGCTCCACGCCACCGAGGCCCACCACGGGGAAGGCGGGCATGGCCCCCAGATCCAGCACCTTGAAGCCGGTGGCCAGGATCAGCGTGTCGATGGGCCGCTCGCGGCCGTCCTGCGTGATGATCGAGTGCTCGGTGATGCGCGCGATGGGCTCGGTGATCAGCTCGGTGTTCGGGCGGTTGAACGTGCGGAGGTAGCGGTTGGAGAACGAGGGCCGCTTGCAGCCGAACGAGTAGCGCGGCGTGAGCTTGCGGCGCACCTCGGGGTCCTTCACCTGGCGCTGCAGGTGCTCGAGGCACACCCGCTCGATGTTGCGCACCAAGAACGGGAAGGTGGTGTGGTGCACCACGCCGAGCACCATGATCACCTCGGTGGCGGCGCTGGTCATCAGGCGCATCAGCTTTTGCGTGGGCGGGGCGGCCTCGAACAGCGCGCGTACCTGGGGCGCGATGGCGAAGTCCACCTTGGGGAGCACCCAGATGGCGGTGCGCTGGTACACGTCCAGCTGCTGGGCCTCCTCCGCGATCTCGGGGATGAGCTGCAGCGCCGAAGCGCCGGTGCCGATCACCGCGATGCGCTTGCCGCGCAGGTCCGCGCCATGGTCCCAGCGCGCGGTGTGGATGACCTGCCCAGCGAAGCTCGAGACCCCTTCGATGTCCGGCATGCGCGGCTTGTCGAGTGGCCCCACGGCGCCCACCAGGAAGCGGGTGGTGATCACGCCCGCGCTCGTGTGCACGCGCCAGAGGTCGTGGGCCTCGTCGAACACGGCGCGCTCCACGTACGTGTTCAGCCGCAAGTGCGGGCGCAGCTGGTACTTGTCGGCGCACTGCTCCGCGTAGGCGCGCAGCTCCTTGCCCGGCGCGAAGGCGCGCGTCCAGCCCGGGTTGGGCTCGAACGAGTAGCTGTAGGTGGCCGACGGAATGTCGACGGCGACACCCGGGTAGGTGTTGTGGCGCCACACGCCGCCCACGCCGTCGGCGGCGTCCAGGATCACGAAGTCGTGGATGCCCGCTTCGCGTAGCTTGATCCCGGCGCCGAGGCCCGAGAAGCCGGCGCCCACGATCACCACGTCGTGGTCCACGGCGGAGATGGCGGCGCTGCGGGTGGTCATCGTGTCTCAGGCTCTCGCTACCCACCGCGATTGGCAAGAGCGCGCGCCTCCAGGCTTTCCATTTGCGGCGAAAACGTGCTTCATGCGCGTCTCGACACGGGTCGAGCCGAGCTGACTCCATGCGCATCCTGGTGGTCGAAGACGACGCGAAGATCTCGGGCTTTCTCCAGCGTGGCCTCGGCGAAGAAGGCCACCAGGTGGAGGTGGCGGCGCACGCTTTCGGCGGCCCGCGCCGAGGCGCGCGCTCGGGTACGACCTCATGCTGGTCGACCGCATGCTGCCGGACGGCGACGGGCTCACGCTGGTGCGCGACATGCGCCAGCACGGCGACGCGACCCCGGTGATCTGCCTGACCGCGCGCGACCAGACCGAGGACAAGGTGGAGGGGCTCTACGGCGGCGCCGACGACTACCTGGTGAAGCCCTTCGAGTTCGGGGAGCTCCTGGCGCGCATCGCCGCGGTGACACGCCGGGTGCCCAGCGCGGGCACCCTACAGGTGGGGGACCTGAGCATCGACCTCCCGAGCCGGCGAGTGCACCGGGCGGGCCGGGAGCTGCACCTCACGGCGCAGGAGTACGCGTTGCTGCGCTACCTGGCCGAGCACGCCGGGGAGGTGCTCTCGCGCACCCGCCTGCTCGAGGCTGTCTGGGACATGTCGCACGACCCACGCACCAACGTGGTGGACGTGTACATCAGCTACCTGCGCGCCAAGATCGACAAGGGCTGCGACCACAAGCTGCTGCAGACCGTGCGCGGCGTGGGCTACGTGCTGGACGACAAGCCCCGATGAGCGCGTCCATCTCGAAGCAGATCGCGCTCGGGGGGACGGCCATCCTGGGCGCCACGCTGGTCCTGGTGGGTGTGGCCACTGCCATGGTGCTGCACCGGCGGGAGACCAGCGCGCTCGACGAGGCGCTGCTCATCGCCGCGCACGGACGTGCCCGCATCCCGAGGTGGACGTCGAGGTCGAGGTGGAGCACAGCCGCGCGCCGATCGACGCGTGGATCGTCGCGCCGAGCGACCGCCGTGTCCCGGCTTCACTGGCGCGGGCCGCGCTGCGCGCCGAGGCTCCCCTGCACGTCACCGTGGGAGACCAGCGCATGGTGTTGCTGCCCTTCGAGGTGGAGGGCGACGAGGACGAAGAGCGCGAGGAGCTGGCGGCGGCCACAGCGCCAGTAGTCACCCTCGCGCGCAGCGTCGGCCCCTTCGCAGGCGTCTACGCGCTCCTCGCGGCCATGGCGGCGCTGGTGGCCACGTTCGTGCAGCTCCACGCGGTGCGGCGCGCCTTCGAGCCCGTGGACCGCGCTCGCGAGCGCGCTAGCCGCGTGACCGGGTTCGGGGCTGACCAGCGCCTCGACGAGGAGGCGCCGGTCGAGATCCAGCCGTTGCTGGTGGCGATCAACGGCCTGCTCGAGCGCCTCGACCGGTCCTATCGCGCCCAGACCCGCTTCACGGCGGAGGCCGCCCACGAGCTGCGCACGCCCGTCACGGCCATGCTCGGGGAGCTGGACGTCACTCTTCGCAGCCCGCGCTCGGCCGAGGCCTATCAGGAGGTGCTCACCTCCATGCGCGACGACGTGCTCCGCCTGCGTCAGCTGGTGGAGGGGCTGACCGCGCTCTCGCGGGTGGACGCCAGCGACCTCGGGCGCAGCCACGAGCTGATGCGCGCGGGGGAGGTGGCGTCCAACGCGCTCGCCGCCGAGAGCGCCACCCTGCGCGCCGCGGGCAACACGGTCACGGTGCAGCTCGAGGACGACCCCGAGATCGAAGCCAACCGCTCGCTGGTGGAGGCGGCGCTCGGCAACCTGCTGCGGAACGCGGCGCGCCATGCCCCCGGTCGAGACGTGGTGCTGCAGGTGGCTCGGCGCGGCGACTTCGCCGAGTTCACGGTGGACGACGCGGGCCCCGGGGTGGAGGAGGGCGAGCGCGAGGTGCTCTTCGACCGCTTCGTGCGCGGCGGGAGGGCGCGCGAGCTGGACCGCCAGGGCCTCGGCCTCGGCCTCCAGCATCACGCGCGAGGTGGCGCGCCGGCACGGTGGGGACTGTGTGCTCGAGCGCTCGCCCCTCGGGGGGCTGCGGGCGCGTCTCACGCTGCGTCTCCCGGCAGCGCTCAGCGACGTCTAAGGTCGCTCTCATCGTCCTCCAATCTCGGCGCCGCAAGCTAGGGGCGAACCAAGAGGAGGTTCCGATGAACAAGCACCTGGCTCTCGCATATGCATTCGCAGGACTCGCCGTAGCGGCCGCCCTGATCGCCTTCGTCACCACTTCCAGCGTCACGCCCGCCCTCGTTGACCCAAGTCACGA is drawn from Sandaracinaceae bacterium and contains these coding sequences:
- a CDS encoding NAD(P)/FAD-dependent oxidoreductase, with amino-acid sequence MTTRSAAISAVDHDVVIVGAGFSGLGAGIKLREAGIHDFVILDAADGVGGVWRHNTYPGVAVDIPSATYSYSFEPNPGWTRAFAPGKELRAYAEQCADKYQLRPHLRLNTYVERAVFDEAHDLWRVHTSAGVITTRFLVGAVGPLDKPRMPDIEGVSSFAGQVIHTARWDHGADLRGKRIAVIGTGASALQLIPEIAEEAQQLDVYQRTAIWVLPKVDFAIAPQVRALFEAAPPTQKLMRLMTSAATEVIMVLGVVHHTTFPFLVRNIERVCLEHLQRQVKDPEVRRKLTPRYSFGCKRPSFSNRYLRTFNRPNTELITEPIARITEHSIITQDGRERPIDTLILATGFKVLDLGAMPAFPVVGLGGVELGAFWDQHRYQNYEGISVPQAPNFWLMNGPYSVTGASWFSIIEANVRHIVRCIGEARRRAATRVVVKQAPHDAYTEEMRRRMESTIFTQPGCAGSNSYYFDKHGDSPFVRPHTGLRLWWQSGHFDLEDYAYS